In Treponema sp. OMZ 798, the following proteins share a genomic window:
- a CDS encoding DMT family transporter → MSFELKSGSRTKILSRLALLSATLLWGSTFVAVSSTNDFFKPNFLLACRFLPACLILCAVFFKRLKQLDKRYLRAGMFLGLIMFLGYSLQAIAITTAGGLPGRSSFLVATYCVLVPFVNAVVLKKRPDKFNVFAAFLCFAGILAISMPDLISESQKGVNWGDVLSLISSFIFAVYIVLLPKFMEELDAPLITIAQFAFAGSYALIFSLLFEDNSGTIWNYQSVFTLVYLTVLCTALCVLLQAVGQKNTPPTTAALIFSLESVFSIFLSIMLTGEKFTPALALGCSCIFIAIIISETKLAFLRRNRLIT, encoded by the coding sequence ATGTCTTTTGAATTAAAATCAGGGAGCCGTACTAAAATTCTTTCACGGCTTGCCCTTCTTTCAGCAACCCTCTTATGGGGAAGTACCTTTGTTGCAGTAAGCAGCACAAACGATTTTTTTAAACCCAACTTCTTATTGGCTTGCCGCTTTTTGCCTGCCTGTCTGATTCTTTGTGCCGTGTTTTTTAAACGCTTAAAACAGCTTGACAAGCGCTATTTAAGAGCCGGAATGTTTTTGGGGCTTATTATGTTTTTAGGTTATTCTTTGCAGGCTATTGCAATTACTACAGCAGGAGGTCTTCCCGGCCGAAGTTCTTTTTTGGTGGCTACCTATTGTGTTCTTGTTCCCTTTGTAAATGCCGTGGTTTTAAAAAAGAGGCCCGATAAGTTCAATGTTTTTGCAGCCTTTCTTTGCTTTGCAGGCATCCTTGCAATTTCAATGCCCGATTTGATTTCCGAAAGTCAAAAGGGCGTAAACTGGGGAGATGTTCTTTCACTTATAAGCAGCTTTATTTTTGCAGTCTACATAGTTCTCCTTCCTAAATTTATGGAAGAACTTGATGCACCCCTTATTACGATAGCTCAATTTGCCTTTGCAGGAAGTTATGCTCTTATTTTTTCTCTTTTGTTTGAAGATAATTCCGGCACAATTTGGAACTATCAATCCGTCTTCACTCTGGTTTATCTGACTGTTCTTTGTACGGCCCTCTGCGTTTTGCTTCAAGCCGTGGGACAAAAGAACACGCCTCCGACGACTGCTGCCCTTATTTTTTCTCTTGAATCGGTATTCAGCATCTTCCTTTCGATAATGCTCACCGGCGAAAAATTCACGCCGGCCTTAGCCCTGGGCTGTTCCTGCATCTTTATTGCAATTATAATCTCCGAAACAAAGCTTGCGTTTTTGAGGAGAAATCGACTTATTACTTGA
- a CDS encoding glycoside hydrolase family 1 protein has translation MFKLKEKFLLGVATASTQIEGGRVNSNWNDFCDRKMTNDGSDVARANMHYEKFEEDTKLLKKMGVQTYRMSLEWARIEPEKGKFDMEALEHYKEELSLLQKAGIKPLISLYHFSHPMWFENSGGFTKKENVEVFLNYVEICIRELAGLCRDYVTINEPNVYAVQSFFLGLWPPEKKSIAKTLKVMNVLIAAHCKAYDLIHAIRKERGLTDTRVSFAHHMQAFHPKDKNKKADQRAAKRISKIFQDGIMEACFKGEFSFPFKNLLNIKKKNYVDFIAINYYSRQAVRGFSYKAFENTPKNDLGWDIYPLGLIECAQTCYNCLSLPIVISENGTCDNNDEFRSRYIYDHLKLISESPLPFEAYYHWCFIDNFEWKEGESARFGLVHCNYETQERTIKKSGHFYSELIKKRAVDKSMMEKYVEPCKYNVK, from the coding sequence ATGTTTAAGTTAAAAGAAAAGTTTTTACTTGGAGTTGCTACGGCTTCTACACAGATTGAGGGAGGAAGGGTAAATTCCAACTGGAACGATTTTTGCGACCGCAAGATGACCAATGACGGCTCAGATGTTGCCCGTGCAAATATGCACTACGAAAAGTTTGAAGAAGACACCAAGCTTTTAAAAAAGATGGGTGTTCAAACTTACCGAATGTCCCTTGAATGGGCCCGCATTGAACCTGAAAAGGGTAAATTCGATATGGAAGCCCTTGAACACTATAAGGAAGAATTAAGTCTTTTACAAAAAGCAGGTATCAAGCCTCTTATAAGCTTATATCACTTCAGCCATCCGATGTGGTTTGAAAATTCGGGAGGCTTTACAAAAAAAGAAAACGTTGAAGTGTTCTTAAACTATGTAGAAATCTGCATAAGAGAACTCGCCGGCCTTTGCAGAGATTATGTTACAATAAACGAACCCAATGTCTATGCCGTGCAGTCCTTTTTTTTAGGCCTTTGGCCGCCCGAAAAAAAATCGATTGCCAAAACACTAAAGGTAATGAACGTCTTAATAGCCGCACACTGCAAGGCCTATGATTTAATCCATGCAATACGCAAAGAAAGAGGCCTTACGGACACAAGGGTAAGCTTTGCCCACCACATGCAGGCCTTCCATCCCAAGGATAAAAATAAAAAAGCCGACCAAAGGGCGGCTAAAAGAATAAGCAAAATTTTCCAAGACGGAATCATGGAAGCATGTTTTAAGGGCGAGTTTTCATTCCCCTTTAAAAATCTTTTAAATATAAAAAAGAAAAACTATGTTGACTTTATAGCCATCAACTATTATTCGAGGCAGGCTGTAAGAGGCTTTTCTTACAAGGCCTTTGAAAACACTCCTAAAAACGATCTGGGCTGGGATATTTATCCCTTGGGTCTAATCGAGTGCGCTCAAACCTGTTATAACTGTCTCTCACTTCCGATAGTAATAAGCGAAAACGGAACCTGCGACAACAACGACGAGTTTAGAAGCCGTTATATTTACGATCACCTGAAACTAATAAGCGAATCTCCCCTCCCCTTTGAGGCCTATTACCATTGGTGCTTTATCGACAACTTCGAATGGAAGGAAGGAGAATCGGCCCGTTTCGGCCTTGTCCACTGCAATTACGAAACTCAAGAGCGTACCATCAAAAAAAGCGGGCACTTTTACAGCGAACTGATCAAAAAGAGAGCTGTCGATAAATCCATGATGGAAAAATATGTCGAACCTTGTAAGTATAATGTCAAGTAA
- the rsmD gene encoding 16S rRNA (guanine(966)-N(2))-methyltransferase RsmD — translation MRITGGSLKNRQVECPKGIIRPAMDRMRESIFSILGDLSGLSFLDLFTGSGICGLEAYSRGAYPVYLVEKDADKFPVLLKNVSMADKKLECKRMPAETFIKRAKESFDIIYLDPPFPYKFHIELLEKIEESKILKEGGLVMMHRPSEKAMPEKIGSLIKRDERIYGRSIVDFYRKEVLDL, via the coding sequence ATGAGAATAACCGGAGGCAGTTTAAAAAACAGGCAGGTCGAATGCCCTAAGGGAATAATCCGTCCTGCAATGGACAGAATGAGGGAGTCTATTTTTTCAATACTTGGAGATCTTTCAGGTCTTTCTTTTTTAGATCTTTTTACGGGCTCAGGGATCTGCGGCCTGGAAGCCTACTCGCGCGGGGCCTACCCCGTCTACCTTGTTGAAAAAGATGCAGATAAATTTCCGGTCTTATTAAAAAACGTTTCAATGGCCGATAAAAAACTGGAATGTAAGAGGATGCCTGCAGAAACCTTTATAAAACGTGCAAAGGAATCCTTTGACATTATCTACCTTGATCCGCCCTTCCCTTATAAATTTCACATAGAACTTCTCGAAAAAATAGAAGAATCAAAAATATTAAAAGAAGGAGGCCTTGTGATGATGCATAGGCCATCCGAAAAGGCAATGCCTGAAAAAATAGGCTCTTTGATAAAGAGAGATGAAAGGATATACGGAAGGTCCATTGTGGACTTTTATCGTAAAGAAGTTCTAGATTTATAA
- a CDS encoding Rpn family recombination-promoting nuclease/putative transposase, whose product MERLFTITLRNDYAFKRVFGVDENKDVLQDLLECILDIPSENIAGLELLDKEFHKELLSEKLGILDIKLRLKNGTFVDIEIQSRWHFDFPERTLYYWSKMYNAGIKQGQDYTKLPKCITINLIGQGFNKNRRLHNKYVILEQDTKEPLVSKLEIHILNLEKARLLKEGKYSHNKKKRLLNWLKFIETNDREVRTMLSQESPMMKKANATIELMEMSPRDKWLYESRMKYEHDRASCISEGYREGFEQGIDEGAHQKAIETAKLMKQAKCELDFIMHMTGLSKTEVENL is encoded by the coding sequence ATGGAAAGACTTTTTACAATAACACTCCGCAATGACTATGCTTTTAAAAGAGTCTTCGGAGTGGATGAAAACAAGGACGTGCTACAGGACTTGCTGGAATGTATCTTAGACATTCCATCTGAAAATATTGCAGGATTGGAACTTTTGGATAAGGAGTTTCATAAGGAGCTTTTAAGTGAAAAGCTAGGTATCTTGGATATCAAACTAAGACTAAAGAACGGAACCTTTGTAGATATTGAAATTCAAAGCAGATGGCATTTTGATTTTCCTGAAAGAACCTTGTATTATTGGTCTAAGATGTACAATGCCGGTATAAAACAAGGGCAAGACTATACAAAGCTTCCAAAATGTATTACAATAAACTTGATAGGTCAGGGCTTTAATAAGAATAGGCGTTTACACAATAAGTATGTTATTCTTGAACAAGACACAAAAGAGCCTTTAGTTTCAAAACTTGAGATTCATATACTAAACCTTGAAAAAGCAAGACTCTTAAAAGAAGGTAAATATAGTCATAATAAAAAGAAACGCTTATTAAACTGGTTGAAATTTATCGAAACAAATGACAGGGAGGTACGTACCATGTTATCACAAGAATCACCGATGATGAAAAAAGCGAATGCAACGATAGAATTAATGGAAATGAGTCCTAGAGATAAATGGCTGTATGAATCCCGCATGAAATATGAACATGACAGGGCTTCTTGTATAAGTGAGGGTTATCGAGAAGGGTTTGAACAAGGTATTGATGAAGGCGCCCACCAAAAAGCTATTGAAACGGCAAAGCTTATGAAACAAGCCAAGTGCGAACTTGACTTTATTATGCATATGACAGGGCTTTCAAAAACAGAAGTAGAAAATTTATAA
- the ettA gene encoding energy-dependent translational throttle protein EttA — MAKTVDDKKIIYTMDRVSRTHGTKQVLKDISLSYFYGAKIGVIGSNGSGKSSLLRIMAGIDGDYTGEVSSAPGYTIGYLEQEPQLQSGKTVREVVSEGVQELVDLLAEFDKINEAFGDPDADMDKLMEKQAKVQEKLDATDAWNLDSRLDLAMEALRCPPADQVIDVLSGGEKRRVALCRLLLQKPDILLLDEPTNHLDAETVAWLERHLHQYAGTIICVTHDRYFLDNVAGWILELDRGEGIPWKGNYSSWLDQKQKRLALEEKGETERQKALKRELEWIGMSPKGRHAKSKARINEYEKLLAQGSKEKIKDSQITIPPGPRLGNLVIDVKNAAKHYGDRILFDKLNFSVPAGAIVGIIGPNGAGKTTLFKMIVGAAGFETPEGTDQKKQIVKPDEGEIKIGESVKLCYVDQTREKLDPNKTVWEQLSDGLDIIKLGSADGSSGVREVNSRAYCSWFNFSGQDQSRKVGVLSGGERNRLNLAMMLKEGGNVLMLDEPTNDLDVTTLRALEEALESFAGSVLVISHDRWFLDRVCSHILAFEADGEVVWFDGNWTEYAEWRREKYGKDADTPHRGVYRKLER; from the coding sequence ATGGCAAAGACAGTAGACGATAAAAAGATTATTTACACGATGGACAGGGTTTCAAGAACCCATGGAACAAAACAGGTTTTAAAGGACATAAGCCTTTCTTATTTTTACGGTGCAAAAATAGGCGTTATAGGTTCTAACGGCTCAGGTAAGTCAAGCCTCTTGCGCATTATGGCAGGGATTGACGGGGATTATACGGGCGAGGTTTCTTCGGCCCCCGGCTATACAATAGGCTATCTTGAACAGGAGCCCCAGCTTCAAAGCGGTAAGACGGTGCGAGAGGTTGTTTCCGAGGGTGTTCAGGAATTGGTAGACCTCCTTGCGGAATTCGACAAGATAAACGAGGCCTTCGGAGACCCCGATGCCGATATGGATAAGCTCATGGAAAAACAGGCAAAGGTGCAGGAAAAGCTCGATGCGACCGATGCATGGAATTTGGACAGCCGCCTCGACCTTGCAATGGAAGCCCTGCGCTGCCCGCCCGCCGATCAGGTAATAGATGTTCTTTCCGGTGGAGAAAAAAGACGCGTTGCCCTTTGCAGGCTCCTTCTTCAAAAGCCCGATATTCTTTTATTGGACGAACCGACCAACCATCTGGATGCCGAAACGGTAGCCTGGCTTGAGCGCCATCTTCATCAATATGCAGGAACAATTATCTGTGTAACCCACGACCGCTACTTTTTGGATAATGTTGCAGGCTGGATCTTGGAGCTTGACCGCGGAGAGGGTATCCCGTGGAAGGGAAACTATTCGAGCTGGCTCGACCAAAAGCAAAAAAGGCTTGCCCTTGAAGAAAAGGGAGAAACCGAACGCCAAAAGGCTTTAAAACGGGAGCTGGAATGGATAGGCATGAGCCCCAAGGGAAGACATGCCAAGAGCAAGGCCCGTATCAACGAGTACGAAAAACTTTTAGCCCAAGGCTCAAAGGAAAAAATAAAGGATTCTCAAATTACCATTCCGCCGGGGCCGAGACTGGGTAATTTGGTTATAGACGTTAAAAATGCGGCAAAGCATTACGGCGACAGAATCCTCTTCGATAAGCTTAATTTTTCGGTTCCTGCGGGAGCCATAGTCGGCATCATAGGACCTAACGGTGCAGGTAAGACGACCCTCTTTAAGATGATAGTCGGGGCTGCCGGTTTTGAAACTCCTGAAGGCACTGATCAAAAAAAGCAGATTGTAAAACCCGATGAGGGTGAAATCAAGATAGGGGAGTCCGTAAAACTTTGCTATGTAGACCAGACAAGGGAAAAGCTTGATCCCAATAAAACCGTTTGGGAACAGCTTTCAGACGGGCTCGATATCATAAAGCTTGGATCCGCCGACGGTTCTTCAGGTGTACGCGAGGTAAACTCAAGGGCCTATTGCTCTTGGTTTAACTTTTCGGGGCAGGATCAGTCCCGCAAGGTAGGCGTACTTTCTGGCGGGGAGAGGAACAGGCTTAATTTGGCTATGATGCTAAAAGAGGGCGGAAACGTTTTAATGCTCGACGAGCCTACAAACGATTTGGACGTTACCACCCTTAGAGCCTTGGAAGAGGCCTTAGAAAGCTTTGCTGGCTCAGTCCTCGTCATAAGCCACGACCGCTGGTTCTTGGACAGGGTTTGCTCTCATATTCTCGCCTTCGAGGCTGACGGCGAAGTCGTATGGTTTGACGGTAACTGGACCGAATACGCCGAATGGAGACGCGAAAAATACGGTAAGGATGCCGATACCCCTCACAGGGGCGTTTACAGAAAACTTGAAAGGTAG
- a CDS encoding HAD family hydrolase, with protein sequence MKSPKMIIFDYGNTLIYERELDLHRAYKALYAQIHKNPNKISFTSFYEKGMAIFEKVRSRALQNDLEIHTHSFYNCLFQSLNIEFKLSYTELELLFWEALAPCMAMPNIESFLSFLESKNIRTAVISNIAFSGEALTARINKYLPYNKFEFIIASSEYGFRKPDSLLFEAALKKANLSADEVWYCGDNPRADIIGPAALGIKPVLFTSSLACPYDNETHISPDFEFTSVSDWNELIHLMEGLF encoded by the coding sequence ATGAAAAGCCCTAAGATGATTATCTTCGATTATGGAAATACCCTTATTTATGAAAGAGAGCTTGATTTACACAGGGCTTATAAGGCCCTCTATGCTCAAATTCATAAAAATCCCAATAAAATAAGCTTTACCTCTTTTTACGAAAAAGGTATGGCTATTTTTGAAAAGGTAAGATCCAGGGCTTTGCAAAACGATTTGGAAATACACACCCATAGTTTTTATAACTGTCTTTTTCAAAGTCTTAATATAGAATTTAAACTTTCTTACACGGAACTGGAGCTTCTTTTTTGGGAAGCTCTGGCTCCCTGCATGGCAATGCCCAATATCGAAAGTTTTTTATCCTTTTTGGAAAGCAAAAATATAAGGACTGCCGTCATAAGCAATATTGCCTTTTCAGGAGAAGCTCTCACTGCCAGAATCAATAAATATCTCCCTTACAACAAATTCGAATTTATAATAGCTTCAAGCGAGTACGGCTTTAGAAAGCCCGATTCCCTCCTTTTTGAAGCAGCCTTAAAAAAGGCTAATCTTTCCGCAGATGAGGTTTGGTATTGCGGGGATAATCCTCGGGCCGATATTATAGGGCCGGCCGCTCTGGGCATAAAGCCTGTTTTGTTTACAAGCAGCTTGGCCTGTCCTTACGATAACGAAACCCATATTTCTCCCGATTTTGAATTTACCAGTGTCAGCGATTGGAATGAGCTTATACATTTAATGGAAGGGTTATTTTAA
- a CDS encoding S41 family peptidase, with the protein MNKRITWINTIIFLTLLLAAIFFMPQKAPATSNNNSGSGEVDTNLRYLESVYKLLQENYVDEIDPAVLYKGAMEGMLNSLEDPYTSYIFKDTTVGHDLEDTTTGVFCGIGVHITKSNISTPERPAYVEIASPIEGTPGWRAGLQPGDYIIEIDGVKTEDITQEDVLNMLRGKEGTQVTIKILRGKNLKFDLTITRALIEVPTIKYTKIGKDIAYIRLIEFNPNSAKRITEAIEKLQEEGCTKLILDLKNNPGGLISSSIDVASIFLDSGVVVSTKGRARGTSETHKVRRFTKKIPKEMPIVVLINEGSASASEIVSGALKDHKRAYLVGTRSYGKGLVQSVVQLSEKELVKLTIARYYSPSGANIDKLGILPDLEVVRLNFTPDEEKNVLELLKTSKIADFTRSKASLSKAEMIDFAKKLGREYNVRHELILRLIKVEYYRSHESPVIDEDDEQLKAAVNLLNTQDVNDLCKTTKTLFEMQEEEKAKAENKDKAITEDKN; encoded by the coding sequence ATGAATAAAAGAATAACTTGGATAAATACTATTATCTTTTTAACTCTTCTGTTAGCGGCTATTTTTTTTATGCCGCAAAAGGCTCCGGCTACATCTAATAACAATTCTGGTTCCGGAGAGGTTGATACTAATTTACGATATCTTGAATCCGTTTACAAGCTGCTCCAAGAAAATTATGTGGATGAGATAGACCCTGCCGTTTTATACAAAGGAGCTATGGAGGGAATGCTTAATTCCCTTGAAGATCCCTATACTTCATATATTTTTAAGGATACAACTGTAGGCCATGATTTGGAGGATACTACAACCGGTGTTTTTTGCGGTATAGGTGTTCACATTACAAAGTCGAATATATCCACCCCTGAAAGACCTGCCTATGTAGAAATAGCAAGCCCGATTGAAGGCACCCCCGGATGGAGAGCAGGTTTACAGCCCGGAGATTATATTATCGAAATAGACGGTGTTAAAACCGAAGATATTACCCAAGAAGATGTTTTGAATATGCTTAGGGGAAAAGAAGGTACTCAGGTTACGATAAAAATTCTTCGAGGTAAAAACCTAAAATTTGACCTTACCATAACGAGGGCCTTAATCGAAGTGCCTACAATAAAATATACAAAAATCGGAAAGGATATTGCTTACATCCGCTTAATAGAATTTAACCCGAATTCTGCAAAAAGAATAACCGAGGCAATAGAAAAACTTCAAGAAGAAGGCTGCACAAAGCTCATCTTGGATTTAAAAAATAATCCGGGAGGTTTGATTTCGAGTTCTATAGATGTTGCAAGTATTTTTTTGGATTCCGGAGTTGTAGTTTCTACAAAGGGAAGAGCCAGAGGAACCAGCGAAACTCATAAGGTCCGCAGGTTTACAAAAAAAATACCTAAGGAAATGCCCATAGTTGTTCTTATAAATGAGGGTTCTGCAAGTGCTTCCGAAATTGTTTCAGGAGCTTTAAAGGATCATAAACGGGCCTATCTTGTAGGTACCCGCTCCTACGGCAAGGGACTGGTACAAAGTGTAGTTCAGCTTAGCGAAAAAGAACTCGTGAAGTTAACAATAGCCCGCTACTATTCTCCAAGCGGGGCAAACATAGATAAGCTCGGAATCCTTCCAGACTTAGAGGTTGTAAGGCTTAATTTTACACCGGATGAAGAAAAAAACGTGCTTGAGCTTTTAAAGACTTCTAAGATTGCAGATTTTACCAGGAGCAAGGCCTCTCTTTCAAAAGCCGAAATGATAGACTTTGCTAAAAAACTTGGCAGAGAATACAATGTAAGACATGAGCTTATTTTGCGCCTTATAAAGGTTGAATATTACCGCTCCCATGAAAGCCCTGTTATAGATGAAGATGATGAACAGCTTAAAGCCGCTGTAAATCTATTAAACACACAGGATGTAAATGATCTTTGTAAGACCACAAAGACTCTTTTTGAGATGCAGGAAGAAGAAAAAGCAAAAGCTGAAAATAAAGATAAAGCTATAACTGAAGATAAAAACTAA
- a CDS encoding 16S rRNA (uracil(1498)-N(3))-methyltransferase, which translates to MKQLIVSAEPDKDLIRLDKKDYNYLVSVRRIKEGQVLKISLNGIRPAFAEILKINIEKKYIELKLLKEEDALASAPFTSCVEIILMQWLIKGNHMDIAVRQASEAGCALIVPVLGEFSLIKKENINQTERRERLIREARQQSGSLVNTKILPAQELKTALDEVLDYTANKETAFIMLSEKKTDSLSFFDCLSENTEVIVLAVGCEGGISPKEAEFLKEHKFKEVHFNTNVLRAETAAIYSIAAAQVVMEEKGGCKKN; encoded by the coding sequence ATGAAGCAGCTGATTGTTTCCGCAGAGCCGGATAAGGATCTTATCCGGCTGGATAAAAAAGATTATAACTACCTTGTTTCCGTGCGGAGAATTAAAGAAGGGCAGGTTTTAAAAATTTCTTTAAACGGAATCAGACCTGCCTTTGCCGAAATTTTAAAGATTAATATCGAAAAAAAATATATAGAGCTTAAACTTTTAAAGGAAGAAGATGCCTTAGCGTCCGCCCCTTTTACATCCTGTGTAGAAATTATTTTAATGCAGTGGCTTATAAAGGGGAATCACATGGATATCGCTGTAAGGCAGGCTTCGGAAGCGGGCTGTGCTCTCATTGTTCCTGTGCTGGGAGAATTCTCTCTTATAAAAAAGGAAAATATAAATCAAACCGAAAGACGGGAGCGGCTTATCAGGGAGGCAAGGCAGCAGTCAGGCTCCCTTGTGAATACCAAGATTCTTCCTGCGCAAGAGCTCAAAACCGCCTTGGATGAGGTTTTGGACTACACGGCAAACAAGGAAACAGCCTTTATAATGCTGAGCGAAAAAAAGACTGACTCCTTGAGTTTTTTTGACTGCCTATCAGAAAATACCGAGGTAATAGTTCTTGCTGTAGGCTGTGAGGGCGGCATAAGTCCTAAAGAGGCTGAGTTTTTAAAAGAACATAAATTTAAAGAAGTGCATTTTAATACAAATGTGCTCCGTGCCGAAACGGCTGCAATTTATTCGATTGCGGCGGCTCAGGTTGTAATGGAGGAAAAAGGTGGCTGTAAAAAGAATTAA